The Setaria italica strain Yugu1 chromosome VIII, Setaria_italica_v2.0, whole genome shotgun sequence genome includes the window GGAAATTTAATACAGTTTATTATTGGAAACTATATACTGAGCAAAATAATATTTGCTTTCTCTTGTCTCCCGAAAGGTGTTCTTAGCCTAGTTCCAACGGGGAGTTCGATTTTGGTGTTTCTAGGAGAGCCATATCATCTAGAGTGGTTTTAGAAACAGTGTACACCCAGTTTCGTTTATTGCCATGTCTTGCTTTAGACGGCATCTCATTTATTGAgaataaaagccaattaggaTTAGCCTTACTGGTTGCTTTATTTAAATCTAGGAagaaaaattctttttttttggaaaaggaacAGAAGTATTTATACTTCATTTTTAGTATATATCGTGCGTGTCCATTAGTCCAGGCCGCTGCTATGAATTACCAACAATACAAAAATTTCTATGCAAATAAAACAGCTGTACCATATTCGCATGAACATGCTCCGCAGGAAATCGAGCCAGATGACAATAATAATCGTCTGAAAACCCCAAACGAAGCATATAGATGGAGTACCTTGTAGATAGAAGTGGAGCTACCTTTTCTCTCATGAATAATACTAATACTATTGTTTGCTGCGGCCACCAAGTCTGACCACCTACTGTACTGTCTTAACCCTGCCATACAAACAATGCATAATGACATAGCTTACACGTATGCTATAAATATATTTGAATGGAAAAATATACCATACAATTGTTTTatgtaaaaatatttttaatagaAGATACagcattaatttttttaatttacaaatatttttgaatAACAATAGTGATCAAACCTACATTTTGGGGACTACATTGTGATCCAAAACATGGTGTATACATAATCTCGCTCATGACTAGATCAGAGGAAGGAAGTTGAAGTATGTAATTCGATGGAGCAAGTTTGTAAGCAATGGTAGTGATATGGAATTGCTTTTCCGACTAACTGCGTGGACGACAGAACGATGATGAAGAGAAGATATACAAACCAGTTGTGGCACCATCTGCTACCGCTTCCCTTGTTCTGTTTTCATTGCAAGCATTGTCGCTGATACCCAACAAGTGCTGCGTCAATCGTTCAAACAGAAATAGTGAAATTGAAAGGAAATCATATAGATCGTCATAgcatttctaggttcataacTTCTGCTTTGTATCTAGACGCAATGTATATCTAGTAGAAATgccaaaatgatctacaatttgagatggaggaagTACTTGATTTTGGTGCTACTACTGTGTAACATAAATGTAGCGGTAATCTAAATCAACTGTACCTTTAAGGCAGCGACATCTTTTCTCCTTTCTCTCCTGTCCTGCCTCATTTCCTGCCTCAGTGATTCTATATCATCTTGCCTCGCATTATTTTGCATCCCTGAGATGGTACTCATGCTGGTAAGAAGAAGTGCAGAAAGCATTTTCTCATGTATATCTTTTCTCAGCTTATCCAGCTTGGAGGCTATGTGACCGGTCAGGAAGAAGATTCGATACACGGCATTAATATTCTGGCATCCCTTAACTTTCCTTTCTGTTTCCACGAGGGTATTATTGAGACGCTGCATCGCGGCACGCACGCTCGGGTGCCACAGTTTTGACGTCTCTTGGAGCACACTCAGGTCCTCGATCAGTGTCTCCACAGTTTCACAAATCCTGGCGCATTCCTCATTGTTCCTTTTAAACTTCAGTACCACGTCCTTGATCTCGAACACGGTGTCGATGGCCTGCTTTACCAGTTCAGCCATCTCTGCTCCCGTACGCGCACGATGTA containing:
- the LOC111258358 gene encoding uncharacterized protein LOC111258358; this encodes MAELVKQAIDTVFEIKDVVLKFKRNNEECARICETVETLIEDLSVLQETSKLWHPSVRAAMQRLNNTLVETERKVKGCQNINAVYRIFFLTGHIASKLDKLRKDIHEKMLSALLLTSMSTISGMQNNARQDDIESLRQEMRQDRRERRKDVAALKHLLGISDNACNENRTREAVADGATTGLRQYSRWSDLVAAANNSISIIHERKGSSTSIYKKYYNMSIITLVLSSSFSSKPTDELLVTTDPQQVS